One genomic segment of Microbacterium sp. ProA8 includes these proteins:
- a CDS encoding ATP-dependent DNA ligase, which produces MAGDEQLVRIGGRRLRITNLDKVLYPESGTTKGEVIDYYSRIGEVLIPHVIGRPVTRKRWPDGVGTAEDPGMVFFAKDLERGAPSWVRRMPIPHSTGTKEYPLVGDIPTLVYLAQVASLELHVPQWRFAPDGDRGPADRLVLDLDPGPGAGLQECAVVAGWARDILLGMGLEPYPVTSGSKGIHLYTALPPGQSTEQASALANELARAIEADHRDLVVSSMKKSERHGKVLIDWSQNNGSKTTIAPYSLRGRAHPTVAAPRTWDELDDPQLRHLEFTEVLERIETIGDPMAALGFHAGGREAESGPLSAYISKRSAQRTPEPVPANPLGATPSGERPRFVIQEHHASRLHWDFRLERDGVLVSWAVPRGVPHSYKRNNLAVMTEDHPMEYATFEGTIPAGEYGGGTVTIWDDGRYDLEKWRDDEIIATLEGRPGGPLGRVRLALIRTEGEGEKSSWLLHRMKTDADGRPQPDGIVVEATPQADEPRPAPRAGHERRASSPVAEPRPAASGTGDPAPTGRSRARRPVGGRTPDPGNDGVDAAAEPSTTPLPQGEELRPMLSTTATPAVARAASERWGEPAWVEMKWDGIRAVGAWDGHRLRLFARSGNEVSHRYPEITAVDAGLGREPAVLDGELVALEPDGRPSFPLLQTRMNLERAGDIAREARRTPVRYYLFDILAHDGDDLADLPLRERRDVLEAVVAASVDAIAVPPVFDDVDAALDTSVQLRLEGIVVKDPGSRYVRGGRAESWLKVKITRTQEVVIAGIRPGKGGRSSTFGSLLLGIPDEDGLRYAGRVGTGFSDSTLATLMKKLLPLRTDDNPLTGVPPLDARDALWVRPELVGEVEYGEFTPAGILRHPRWRGLRPDKRPDEVRRED; this is translated from the coding sequence ATGGCGGGCGACGAGCAGCTGGTGCGCATCGGCGGCCGGCGCCTGCGCATCACGAACCTCGACAAGGTGCTCTACCCCGAGTCGGGCACCACCAAGGGCGAGGTCATCGACTACTACTCGCGCATCGGCGAGGTGCTGATCCCCCACGTCATCGGCCGCCCGGTGACCCGCAAGCGCTGGCCCGACGGCGTCGGCACCGCGGAGGACCCCGGCATGGTCTTCTTCGCGAAGGACCTCGAGCGCGGCGCGCCCTCATGGGTGAGGCGGATGCCGATCCCCCACTCCACGGGAACCAAGGAGTATCCGCTGGTCGGCGACATCCCGACGCTCGTCTACCTCGCGCAGGTGGCCAGTCTCGAGCTGCACGTGCCGCAGTGGCGCTTCGCCCCGGACGGCGATCGCGGACCCGCCGACCGGCTCGTCCTCGATCTGGATCCGGGGCCGGGCGCCGGCCTGCAGGAGTGCGCCGTCGTCGCAGGCTGGGCGCGCGACATCCTTCTCGGCATGGGGCTCGAGCCGTATCCGGTCACGAGCGGGAGCAAGGGCATCCATCTCTACACGGCGTTGCCGCCCGGCCAGTCGACCGAGCAGGCGTCCGCGCTCGCGAACGAGCTCGCCCGCGCGATCGAGGCCGACCACCGCGACCTCGTCGTGAGCAGCATGAAGAAGAGCGAGCGCCACGGGAAGGTGCTCATCGACTGGAGCCAGAACAACGGGTCGAAGACCACGATCGCGCCGTACTCGCTCCGCGGCCGCGCCCACCCCACGGTCGCCGCGCCCCGCACCTGGGACGAGCTCGACGACCCGCAGCTGCGCCACCTCGAGTTCACCGAGGTGCTCGAGCGCATCGAGACCATCGGCGATCCGATGGCGGCGCTCGGCTTCCACGCCGGCGGGCGCGAGGCCGAGTCCGGGCCCCTGTCGGCCTACATCTCCAAGCGCAGCGCGCAGCGCACGCCCGAGCCCGTGCCGGCGAACCCCCTGGGTGCGACGCCGTCGGGCGAGCGGCCGCGCTTCGTGATCCAGGAGCACCACGCCAGCCGCCTGCACTGGGACTTCCGCCTCGAACGCGACGGCGTGCTGGTGAGCTGGGCGGTGCCGCGCGGCGTCCCGCACTCGTACAAGCGCAACAACCTCGCCGTCATGACCGAGGATCACCCGATGGAGTACGCGACCTTCGAGGGCACGATCCCCGCCGGTGAGTACGGCGGCGGCACGGTGACCATCTGGGACGACGGCCGCTACGACCTCGAGAAGTGGCGCGACGACGAGATCATCGCGACGCTCGAAGGGCGGCCCGGTGGGCCGCTCGGGCGCGTGCGCCTCGCGCTGATCCGCACCGAGGGCGAGGGCGAGAAGTCCAGCTGGCTGCTGCACCGGATGAAGACGGATGCCGACGGCCGGCCGCAGCCGGACGGCATCGTCGTCGAGGCCACTCCCCAAGCCGACGAGCCGCGCCCGGCGCCCCGCGCCGGCCACGAGCGGCGTGCGTCGTCCCCGGTCGCGGAGCCCCGGCCCGCGGCATCCGGAACAGGAGATCCGGCGCCGACAGGACGATCGCGCGCACGGCGTCCTGTCGGCGGCAGAACACCTGATCCGGGCAACGACGGCGTCGACGCTGCCGCTGAACCTTCGACGACGCCGCTGCCTCAGGGCGAGGAACTGCGCCCGATGCTGTCGACGACGGCGACGCCCGCCGTGGCGCGTGCCGCCTCGGAGCGCTGGGGCGAGCCGGCGTGGGTCGAGATGAAATGGGACGGGATCCGCGCCGTCGGCGCGTGGGACGGTCACCGGCTGCGGCTCTTCGCCCGCAGCGGCAACGAGGTGAGCCACCGGTACCCCGAGATCACGGCGGTCGACGCCGGCCTCGGCCGCGAGCCGGCCGTGCTGGACGGCGAGCTGGTCGCGCTCGAGCCCGACGGCCGGCCCAGCTTCCCGCTGCTGCAGACCCGCATGAACCTCGAGCGCGCGGGCGACATCGCGCGGGAGGCGCGGCGCACGCCGGTGCGCTACTACCTCTTCGACATCCTCGCGCACGACGGCGACGATCTCGCCGACCTCCCGCTGCGCGAACGACGGGATGTGCTCGAGGCGGTGGTGGCGGCATCCGTCGACGCGATCGCCGTTCCTCCGGTGTTCGACGATGTCGACGCGGCCCTGGATACGAGCGTGCAGCTGCGGCTCGAGGGAATCGTCGTCAAGGATCCCGGCTCGCGCTACGTGCGCGGCGGCCGCGCCGAGTCGTGGCTGAAGGTGAAGATCACCCGCACCCAGGAAGTGGTGATCGCGGGGATCCGTCCCGGCAAGGGCGGGCGCAGCAGCACCTTCGGATCGCTTCTGCTCGGCATCCCCGACGAGGACGGCCTGCGCTACGCCGGCCGCGTCGGCACGGGCTTCAGCGACTCGACGCTCGCGACGCTGATGAAGAAGCTGCTGCCGTTGCGCACCGACGACAATCCGCTGACGGGCGTGCCTCCGCTCGACGCCCGCGACGCCCTCTGGGTGCGGCCTGAGCTCGTCGGCGAGGTGGAGTACGGGGAGTTCACGCCGGCCGGCATCCTCCGCCATCCGCGGTGGCGGGGTCTGCGCCCCGACAAGCGCCCCGACGAGGTACGCCGCGAGGACTGA
- a CDS encoding cation diffusion facilitator family transporter: protein MHDHAPTGIRGAGSRRLLGISLAITATVMVVQIVGAALSGSLALFADAAHMFTDAAALVIALVASTVAARPANDRRTFGYQRAEVFGALVNGIILILLSAWVAYEGVSRLLNPDDAEVAGGLMLVVALIGLVANAVAMWLLGAAQRHSINVRGAYLEVLGDLIGSGAVIVAAIVVLTTGWDQADAIASLFIAAMIVPRAIRLLGEVLSVLAESAPKGTHVREIRDHILTTPGVVDVHDVHVWQLTRGAPVFTAHVVVDDAALADGRAAGILSGLQTCLSQHFDVEHSTFQLEPAGHVEHDAHA from the coding sequence ATGCACGATCACGCGCCGACCGGGATCCGCGGGGCCGGCAGCCGCCGCCTCCTCGGGATCTCGCTGGCGATCACCGCCACCGTCATGGTGGTGCAGATCGTCGGGGCAGCGCTGTCGGGATCCCTCGCGCTCTTCGCGGACGCGGCGCACATGTTCACGGATGCCGCGGCCCTCGTGATCGCCCTCGTCGCAAGCACGGTCGCCGCACGGCCGGCCAACGACCGCCGCACCTTCGGCTATCAGCGGGCCGAGGTCTTCGGCGCCCTGGTCAACGGCATCATCCTCATCCTGCTGTCCGCGTGGGTGGCGTATGAAGGCGTCTCGCGCCTGCTGAACCCGGACGACGCCGAGGTCGCCGGCGGACTCATGCTGGTGGTCGCCCTCATCGGTCTCGTGGCGAACGCCGTCGCGATGTGGCTGCTCGGCGCGGCGCAGCGGCACAGCATCAACGTGCGAGGCGCGTACCTCGAGGTTCTCGGCGACCTGATCGGCTCGGGTGCCGTCATCGTCGCGGCGATCGTCGTCCTCACCACGGGATGGGACCAGGCCGACGCGATCGCGTCGCTCTTCATCGCGGCGATGATCGTGCCCCGCGCCATCCGGCTGCTCGGGGAGGTCCTGTCGGTGCTCGCCGAGTCGGCGCCGAAGGGCACGCACGTGCGGGAGATCCGCGACCACATCCTCACCACCCCGGGCGTCGTCGACGTGCACGATGTGCATGTGTGGCAGCTGACCCGCGGCGCACCCGTGTTCACGGCCCACGTCGTGGTCGACGACGCCGCGCTCGCGGACGGCCGGGCAGCCGGCATCCTGAGCGGTCTGCAGACCTGTCTGTCGCAGCACTTCGACGTGGAGCACTCGACCTTCCAGCTCGAGCCCGCCGGTCACGTCGAGCACGACGCCCACGCCTGA
- the rdgB gene encoding RdgB/HAM1 family non-canonical purine NTP pyrophosphatase has translation MTAHPDDMAEAIAAAEAQTAAADADADGVVRQIVLATHNRHKVEEFQAIVAATRPDLFVVAYSGPEPVEDGVTFAENALIKARAAAEHTGLPALADDSGICVDVLGGAPGVFSAYWAGHAKDAAANLELLLDQLSDIRDPHRTAQFVSTIAFVVPGDASRESVVEGVWPGRLAEAAAGEGGFGYDPIFIPDGQAPDAERTVGEWTALEKNAASHRARAFEALGPLLAEL, from the coding sequence ATGACCGCCCACCCGGACGACATGGCCGAGGCCATCGCCGCGGCGGAGGCCCAGACGGCCGCCGCGGACGCGGACGCGGACGGCGTCGTACGCCAGATCGTGCTCGCGACGCACAACCGTCACAAGGTCGAGGAGTTCCAGGCGATCGTCGCGGCCACGCGCCCGGATCTGTTCGTCGTGGCCTACAGCGGCCCCGAGCCGGTTGAAGACGGCGTCACGTTCGCCGAGAACGCGCTGATCAAGGCGCGCGCCGCGGCGGAGCACACCGGTCTGCCGGCTCTCGCCGACGACTCCGGCATCTGCGTCGACGTGCTCGGCGGCGCACCCGGGGTGTTCTCGGCTTACTGGGCAGGACACGCGAAGGATGCCGCGGCCAACCTGGAGCTGCTGCTCGACCAGCTGTCCGACATCCGCGATCCGCACCGCACCGCCCAGTTCGTCTCGACGATCGCGTTCGTGGTGCCGGGTGACGCCTCGCGCGAGAGCGTGGTGGAGGGCGTGTGGCCGGGTCGCCTGGCGGAGGCGGCCGCGGGCGAGGGCGGCTTCGGCTACGACCCGATCTTCATCCCCGACGGGCAGGCGCCCGACGCCGAGCGGACGGTCGGCGAGTGGACCGCTCTCGAGAAGAATGCGGCATCCCATCGCGCCCGCGCCTTCGAGGCGCTCGGGCCGCTGCTCGCGGAGCTGTGA
- the rph gene encoding ribonuclease PH, with protein sequence MTDITRADGRTVDQLRPITIERGWSSQAEGSALISFGNTKVLCTASFTNGVPRWLSGKGKGWITAEYAMLPRATNERNDRESVKGKIGGRTHEISRLIGRALRAVVDTKALGENTIVIDCDVLQADGGTRTAAITGAYVALADAIEWGRRKKFIGQKAQVLFDSVSAVSVGIIDGEPMLDLAYVEDVRAETDMNIVVTGRGLFVEVQGTAEGAPFDKRELDALLELGVNGCADLRTRQLAALGEGAAEGAA encoded by the coding sequence ATGACCGACATCACCCGCGCCGACGGCCGCACCGTCGACCAGCTGCGTCCCATCACCATCGAGCGCGGCTGGTCGAGCCAGGCCGAAGGGTCGGCTTTGATCTCGTTCGGCAACACGAAGGTGCTGTGCACGGCGTCGTTCACCAACGGCGTGCCGCGCTGGCTCTCGGGCAAGGGCAAGGGCTGGATCACCGCCGAGTACGCGATGCTGCCGCGCGCCACGAACGAGCGCAACGACCGCGAGAGCGTCAAGGGCAAGATCGGTGGCCGGACGCACGAGATCTCGCGCCTGATCGGCCGGGCGCTTCGCGCCGTCGTCGACACCAAGGCACTCGGCGAGAACACGATCGTGATCGACTGCGACGTGCTGCAGGCCGACGGCGGCACGCGCACGGCGGCCATCACCGGCGCCTACGTCGCCCTGGCGGACGCGATCGAGTGGGGTCGGCGCAAGAAGTTCATCGGGCAGAAGGCGCAGGTGCTGTTCGACTCGGTGTCGGCCGTGTCGGTCGGCATCATCGACGGCGAGCCGATGCTCGACCTGGCCTACGTCGAGGACGTCCGCGCCGAGACAGACATGAACATCGTCGTCACCGGTCGCGGTCTCTTCGTCGAGGTGCAGGGCACCGCCGAGGGCGCGCCCTTCGACAAGCGCGAACTCGACGCCCTCCTCGAACTCGGCGTCAACGGCTGCGCCGACCTGCGCACGCGCCAGCTCGCCGCGCTCGGCGAGGGAGCGGCCGAGGGCGCGGCATGA